The genomic interval CAATCGTCTGAACAATACTCGGATATACATAAGCTTAAAGCctgaaacataattttatattatataaatgtaaatcattgtgtaaaataaaactgTTACATCTTACTTGATAACTTTGTTCTTTCATATCAAAAGGATATTTATTTCCAATGACATCAATTTGATACTCAGGAATACCTAAATATCTAACTGTATCTCTCCAAGAACGTCCAATTCTTTCACTGGTTTGTGACAAAACTGAATATGTAgataagaatatgtataataatttgtaaaataattagtaatataCAGCATGAAAAAGATTACCTTACCCATTTTTTTaagttcttcttcttgttctaaacgagttttaaaatttattaaatgcttTTGTGATGATGATGCAGTGTCTTGAGATGGTTCTGTTTTCTGTTCTTCTTTAACTTAGGTGAAAATTACACAAACACTATTACAAGAGCAAATATAAGACAAATAATTTATGTTGAAACTGACTTACCATTTTCATCTTGGTTCATGTCACAAGATTTTGAGTTTCGTGTGTTTTCAAGATAGGATTTATAATCCTTTATTAAAGTGGATATACGTgcatcatttaaaaaattacttgaAATATCAACAAGAggttcaatatttctaaaattgagagtgtctcgtttttctaatatttttattaatgtactcaaatttttaatttggcTAAATCTACGATTTGAATTTATAAAAGGTTTATAATAATCCTTAATTGCATTTAGTACAGTATCATCAATTCTTGATTCAGCAGTAGATACGAATTCTGTACACAAATGACAGTACCTTTTGTGGGTTGTCATGTTGTATAATATGATCTGATTACTTTGTATTCAGGGGATTCCCACTTCTTAGAGTAAATATTGTAATCGTTATCTATAAACTTTATAGTATGATCTAAAAACGTACAaacattattattacattaaatttcatattacaaacattattattaaatagtttaAGTTTACCTTGTCTATTAAATTTTCCGTTAGTAGTATGTATTGAAGAATCTTCTGTGTTGAGCAGTGTTGAGTTGGTACATGTATAAGTATTTCTTCGCTTAATAACAAGAATTTTTTTAGGAATTTCATAAGAATTGTCATGCTCTAGTATATCAATTGACCAAATTATTTTCTACATACCATATGTATGTCTAAATGACAAATATATTTTAAAGTTGCGAATTTATTGTTTACATACTATTTACACCATAGAGTATATTTACAGAGGTGAAGCTGCTGTCAGAATCTTTGTTCTGTTTATGTTCCCAAATCCAGTGACCTTGAAATGTCACGctgtgtagcgtggccagttgaccacgtgaACATAGTTCGATATATgtagtatcgattaatggcgcggagaggcgaATTTAAATGTAAGtcgtaatcgcgtatttcatacatatgtattttatttgggcgcgatagtttagagtagataaagaaagaccgggagggttccatagagatccttgacgaaattcgagtcggcgagactaattgcggaatttagagaaagtcacgcagcctcttagagtagcttctccaattctgcataaattagggatagtcgaagtctggaatcagttaaggacaagaggtcataaattctcagtcaaggacctcttggaactccctcggacctctctcttgttcggtcccacatggccccacgtccctcgttttggcggggcttcacccttatgcgtaccccactcccgtgcgtgcgctattaagatccatccactaccaatcaccatcaagcagcaaccggaagacgagtcatccgacgaatcaacgcctagccagaagattctaattttcctattggctaaggaagcgtgacgagaaggaagaagctgggaaAGGATTTAAAACTCCAGGATgaaacagaactcattgtagaactgagggagttacatctctcAAAGAACTACCAATAAAATCTATAACAGTTTTCGCTATTTACTCTGTGTATTAAGTTTATTtgttaactt from Halictus rubicundus isolate RS-2024b chromosome 2, iyHalRubi1_principal, whole genome shotgun sequence carries:
- the Fadd gene encoding fas-associated death domain protein isoform X2, which encodes MTTHKRFSQIKNLSTLIKILEKRDTLNFRNIEPLVDISSNFLNDARISTLIKDYKSYLENTRNSKSCDMNQDENVKEEQKTEPSQDTASSSQKHLINFKTRLEQEEELKKMVLSQTSERIGRSWRDTVRYLGIPEYQIDVIGNKYPFDMKEQSYQALSLCISEYCSDDWKLSLIRALERARRRDLKEMVEKLIVSDKYRTN
- the Fadd gene encoding fas-associated death domain protein isoform X1; its protein translation is MTTHKRYCHLCTEFVSTAESRIDDTVLNAIKDYYKPFINSNRRFSQIKNLSTLIKILEKRDTLNFRNIEPLVDISSNFLNDARISTLIKDYKSYLENTRNSKSCDMNQDENVKEEQKTEPSQDTASSSQKHLINFKTRLEQEEELKKMVLSQTSERIGRSWRDTVRYLGIPEYQIDVIGNKYPFDMKEQSYQALSLCISEYCSDDWKLSLIRALERARRRDLKEMVEKLIVSDKYRTN